A single Equus asinus isolate D_3611 breed Donkey chromosome 21, EquAss-T2T_v2, whole genome shotgun sequence DNA region contains:
- the BRPF1 gene encoding peregrin isoform X14, with amino-acid sequence MGVDFDVKTFCHNLRATKPPYECPVETCRKVYKSYSGIEYHLYHYDHDNPPPPQQTPLRKHKKKGRQSRPANKQSPSPSEVSQSPGREVMSYAQAQRMVEVDLHGRVHRISIFDNLDVVSEDEEVPEEAPENGSNKENTETPAATPKSGKHKNKEKRKDSNHHHHHNASASTTPKLPEVVYRELEQDTPDAPPRPTSYYRYIEKSAEELDEEVEYDMDEEDYIWLDIMNERRKTEGVSPIPQEIFEYLMDRLEKESYFESHNKGDPNALVDEDAVCCICNDGECQNSNVILFCDMCNLAVHQECYGVPYIPEGQWLCRRCLQSPSRAVDCALCPNKGGAFKQTDDGRWAHVVCALWIPEVCFANTVFLEPIDSIEHIPPARWKLTCYICKQRGSGACIQCHKANCYTAFHVTCAQQAGLYMKMEPVRETGANGTSFSVRKTAYCDIHTPPGSARRLPALSHSEGEEDEDEEEDEGKSWSSEKVKKAKAKSRIKMKKARKILAEKRAAAPVVSVPCIPPHRLSKITNRLTIQRKSQFMQRLHSYWTLKRQSRNGVPLLRRLQTHLQSQRNCDQVGRDSEDKNWALKEQLKSWQRLRHDLERARLLVELIRKREKLKRETIKVQQIAMEMQLTPFLILLRKTLEQLQEKDTGNIFSEPVPLSEVPDYLDHIKKPMDFFTMKQNLEAYRYLNFDDFEEDFNLIVSNCLKYNAKDTIFYRAAVRLREQGGAVLRQARRQAEKMGIDFETGMHIPHSLAGDEAPHHTEDAAEEERLVLLENQKHLPVEEQLKLLLERLDEVNASKQSVGRSRRAKMIKKEMTALRRKLAHQRETGRDGPERHGPSSRGSLTPHPTACDKDGQTDSAAEESSSQETSKDLPANGFSGGNQPVKKSFLVYRNDCSLPRSSSDSESSSSSSSSAASDRTSTTPSKQGRGKPSFSRGTFPEDSSEDTSGTENEAYSVGTGRGVGHSMVRKSLGRGAGWLSEDEDSPLDALDLVWAKCRGYPSYPALIIDPKMPREGMFHHGVPIPVPPLEVLKLGEQMTQEAREHLYLVLFFDNKRTWQWLPRTKLVPLGVNQDLDKEKMLEGRKSNIRKSVQIAYHRALQHRSKVQGEQSSETSDSD; translated from the exons ATGGGGGTGGACTTTGACGTGAAGACTTTCTGCCACAACTTGCGGGCAACTAAGCCACCATATGAGTGCCCCGTGGAGACCTGCCGCAAGGTCTACAAGAGTTACAGTGGTATCGAGTACCACCTGTACCACTATGACCACGACAACCCACCACCTCCACAGCAGACTCCGCTCCGCAAACATAAAAAGAAGGGGCGCCAGTCACGCCCAGCCAACAAACAGTCACCCAGCCCCTCAGAGGTATCCCAGTCACCGGGCCGTGAGGTGATGAGCTATGCACAGGCCCAACGCATGGTGGAGGTGGACTTGCATGGCCGCGTCCACCGGATCAGCATCTTTGACAACCTGGATGTGGTGTCAGAGGATGAGGAGGTCCCCGAGGAGGCTCCTGAGAATGGCAGCAACAAGGAGAACACAGAGACACCGGCTGCTACTCCCAAGTCAGGCAAGCATAAGAACAAGGAGAAGCGCAAGGActccaaccatcaccaccaccataaTGCTTCTGCAAGCACCACTCCCAAGCTGCCAGAGGTGGTATACCGAGAACTGGAGCAGGACACCCCTGATGCCCCACCCCGGCCGACTTCCTATTATCG GTACATTGAGAAGTCAGCGGAAGAGCTGGATGAGGAAGTAGAGTATGACATGGATGAAGAGGACTACATCTGGCTGGATATCATGAATGAGCGGCGGAAGACGGAAGGAGTGAGTCCGATCCCGCAGGAGATCTTTGAGTACTTAATGGACCGGCTGGAGAAAGAGTCCTACTTTGAGAGCCACAATAAAGGTGACCCCAATGCGCTAGTGGACGAGGATGCTGTGTGCTGTATCTGCAACGATGGTGAGTGCCAGAACAGCAATGTCATCCTTTTCTGTGACATGTGCAACCTGGCTGTGCACCAGGAGTGCTATGGTGTCCCATACATCCCTGAGGGCCAGTGGCTGTGCCGCCGCTGCCTACAGTCACCCTCCCGTGCTGTGGACTGTGCCCTGTGCCCCAACAAGGGTGGTGCCTTCAAGCAGACAGATGATGGGCGCTGGGCCCATGTGGTATGTGCCCTGTGGATCCCTGAGGTCTGCTTTGCCAACACAGTCTTCCTGGAGCCTATCGACAGCATCGAGCACATCCCACCAGCTCGCTGGAAGCTGACCTGCTACATTTGCAAACAGCGGGGCTCAGGGGCCTGCATCCAGTGCCACAAGGCCAACTGCTACACAGCCTTCCACGTGACCTGTGCCCAGCAGGCTGGCCTTTACATGAAGATGGAGCCTGTACGGGAGACAGGTGCCAATGGCACCTCCTTCAGCGTCCGCAAGACGGCCTACTGTGACATCCACACGCCCCCCGGTTCAGCGCGCCGCCTGCCTGCCCTGTCCCACAGTGAGGGtgaggaggatgaggatgaggaggaggatgagggtaAGAGTTGGAGCTCAGAGAAGGTCAAGAAGGCCAAGGCCAAGTCCCGGATCAAGATGAAGAAGGCACGGAAGATCCTGGCAGAGAAACGGGCAGCAGCACCTGTGGTATCGGTGCCCTGCATCCCGCCACACAG GCTCAGTAAAATCACCAACCGCCTGACCATCCAAAGGAAGAGCCAGTTCATGCAGAGGCTGCACAGCTACTGGACACTGAAGCGGCAGTCACGGAATGGGGTCCCACTGCTACGTCGCCTGCAGACACACCTGCAGTCTCAGAGGAACTGTGACCAAGTCGGG AGAGATTCTGAGGATAAGAACTGGGCCCTCAAAGAACAGCTCAAGTCCTGGCAGCGGCTCCGGCATGACCTGGAGCGAGCTCGGCTGCTGGTCGAGCTGATTCGCAAGCGGGAGAAACTCAAAAGGGAGACG ATCAAGGTCCAACAGATCGCTATGGAGATGCAGCTGACCCCTTTCCTCATCCTTCTTCGCAAAACCTTGGAGCAGCTCCAAGAGAAGGATACAGGCAACATCTTCAGCGAGCCGGTCCCTCTGTCTGAG GTACCTGACTACCTAGACCACATCAAAAAGCCCATGGACTTTTTCACCATGAAGCAGAACTTGGAGGCTTACCGCTACCTGAACTTTGATGATTTTGAGGAGGACTTCAACCTCATCGTCAGCAACTGCCTCAAGTATAATGCCAAGGACACCATCTTCTACCGGGCGGCAGTGCGGCTCCGAGAGCAGGGTGGTGCTGTGCTCCGCCAGGCCCGGCGCCAAGCAGAAAAAATGGGCATTGACTTTGAGACGGGCATGCATATCCCCCACAGTCTGGCTGGAGATGAGGCCCCACACCACACTGAAGATG CAGCAGAGGAAGAGCGGCTGGTTCTGCTGGAGAACCAAAAGCACCTGCCAGTAGAAGAGCAGCTGAAGTTGTTGCTGGAGCGGCTAGATGAGGTGAATGCCAGCAAGCAGAGCGTGGGCCGCTCACGGCGTGCAAAGATGATCAAGAAAGAGATGACGGCGCTGCGGCGGAAGCTTGCCCACCAgcgagaaactggaagagatgggCCTGAGCGGCATGGCCCCTCCAGCCGGGGCAGCCTCACACCCCACCCAACGGCCTGTGACAAGGACGGGCAGACAGACAGTGCCGCCGAGGAGAGCAGCAGCCAGGAGACAAGCAAAG ACTTACCAGCCAATGGCTTCAGTGGTGGAAACCAGCCAGTGAAGAAGAGTTTCTTGGTATACCGTAATGACTGCAGCCTTCCCCGGAGCAGCTCAGACTCTGAGtccagcagcagtagcagcagcagcgcTGCCTCAGACAGGACCAG CACAACACCCTCAAAACAAGGCCGGGGCAAGCCCTCCTTCTCTCGGGGCACGTTCCCAGAGGACAGCAGTGAAGATACCTCAGGCACTGAGAACGAGGCCTACTCCGTGGGCACTGGCCGCGGCGTGGGCCACAGCA TGGTAAGGAAGAGTCTGGGCCGGGGAGCCGGCTGGCTGTCGGAGGACGAGGACTCCCCCCTGGATGCTCTGGACCTGGTGTGGGCCAAGTGCCGAGGGTATCCTTCGTACCCAGCTCTG ATCATTGATCCAAAGATGCCCCGGGAAGGTATGTTCCACCATGGGGTTCCCATCCCTGTGCCCCCACTGGAGGTGCTGAAACTTGGGGAGCAGATGACCCAGGAAGCCCGAGAGCATCTCTACCTCGTCCTCTTCTTTGACAACAAGCGAACCTG
- the BRPF1 gene encoding peregrin isoform X7 → MGVDFDVKTFCHNLRATKPPYECPVETCRKVYKSYSGIEYHLYHYDHDNPPPPQQTPLRKHKKKGRQSRPANKQSPSPSEVSQSPGREVMSYAQAQRMVEVDLHGRVHRISIFDNLDVVSEDEEVPEEAPENGSNKENTETPAATPKSGKHKNKEKRKDSNHHHHHNASASTTPKLPEVVYRELEQDTPDAPPRPTSYYRYIEKSAEELDEEVEYDMDEEDYIWLDIMNERRKTEGVSPIPQEIFEYLMDRLEKESYFESHNKGDPNALVDEDAVCCICNDGECQNSNVILFCDMCNLAVHQECYGVPYIPEGQWLCRRCLQSPSRAVDCALCPNKGGAFKQTDDGRWAHVVCALWIPEVCFANTVFLEPIDSIEHIPPARWKLTCYICKQRGSGACIQCHKANCYTAFHVTCAQQAGLYMKMEPVRETGANGTSFSVRKTAYCDIHTPPGSARRLPALSHSEGEEDEDEEEDEGKSWSSEKVKKAKAKSRIKMKKARKILAEKRAAAPVVSVPCIPPHRLSKITNRLTIQRKSQFMQRLHSYWTLKRQSRNGVPLLRRLQTHLQSQRNCDQVGRDSEDKNWALKEQLKSWQRLRHDLERARLLVELIRKREKLKRETIKVQQIAMEMQLTPFLILLRKTLEQLQEKDTGNIFSEPVPLSEVPDYLDHIKKPMDFFTMKQNLEAYRYLNFDDFEEDFNLIVSNCLKYNAKDTIFYRAAVRLREQGGAVLRQARRQAEKMGIDFETGMHIPHSLAGDEAPHHTEDAAEEERLVLLENQKHLPVEEQLKLLLERLDEVNASKQSVGRSRRAKMIKKEMTALRRKLAHQRETGRDGPERHGPSSRGSLTPHPTACDKDGQTDSAAEESSSQETSKGLGPNMSSTPAHEVGRRTSVLFSKKNPKTAGPPKRPGRPPKNRESQMTPSHGGSPVGPPQLPIMGSLRQRKRGRSPRPSSSSDSDSDKSTEDPPMDLPANGFSGGNQPVKKSFLVYRNDCSLPRSSSDSESSSSSSSSAASDRTSTTPSKQGRGKPSFSRGTFPEDSSEDTSGTENEAYSVGTGRGVGHSMVRKSLGRGAGWLSEDEDSPLDALDLVWAKCRGYPSYPALIIDPKMPREGMFHHGVPIPVPPLEVLKLGEQMTQEAREHLYLVLFFDNKRTWQWLPRTKLVPLGVNQDLDKEKMLEGRKSNIRKSVQIAYHRALQHRSKVQGEQSSETSDSD, encoded by the exons ATGGGGGTGGACTTTGACGTGAAGACTTTCTGCCACAACTTGCGGGCAACTAAGCCACCATATGAGTGCCCCGTGGAGACCTGCCGCAAGGTCTACAAGAGTTACAGTGGTATCGAGTACCACCTGTACCACTATGACCACGACAACCCACCACCTCCACAGCAGACTCCGCTCCGCAAACATAAAAAGAAGGGGCGCCAGTCACGCCCAGCCAACAAACAGTCACCCAGCCCCTCAGAGGTATCCCAGTCACCGGGCCGTGAGGTGATGAGCTATGCACAGGCCCAACGCATGGTGGAGGTGGACTTGCATGGCCGCGTCCACCGGATCAGCATCTTTGACAACCTGGATGTGGTGTCAGAGGATGAGGAGGTCCCCGAGGAGGCTCCTGAGAATGGCAGCAACAAGGAGAACACAGAGACACCGGCTGCTACTCCCAAGTCAGGCAAGCATAAGAACAAGGAGAAGCGCAAGGActccaaccatcaccaccaccataaTGCTTCTGCAAGCACCACTCCCAAGCTGCCAGAGGTGGTATACCGAGAACTGGAGCAGGACACCCCTGATGCCCCACCCCGGCCGACTTCCTATTATCG GTACATTGAGAAGTCAGCGGAAGAGCTGGATGAGGAAGTAGAGTATGACATGGATGAAGAGGACTACATCTGGCTGGATATCATGAATGAGCGGCGGAAGACGGAAGGAGTGAGTCCGATCCCGCAGGAGATCTTTGAGTACTTAATGGACCGGCTGGAGAAAGAGTCCTACTTTGAGAGCCACAATAAAGGTGACCCCAATGCGCTAGTGGACGAGGATGCTGTGTGCTGTATCTGCAACGATGGTGAGTGCCAGAACAGCAATGTCATCCTTTTCTGTGACATGTGCAACCTGGCTGTGCACCAGGAGTGCTATGGTGTCCCATACATCCCTGAGGGCCAGTGGCTGTGCCGCCGCTGCCTACAGTCACCCTCCCGTGCTGTGGACTGTGCCCTGTGCCCCAACAAGGGTGGTGCCTTCAAGCAGACAGATGATGGGCGCTGGGCCCATGTGGTATGTGCCCTGTGGATCCCTGAGGTCTGCTTTGCCAACACAGTCTTCCTGGAGCCTATCGACAGCATCGAGCACATCCCACCAGCTCGCTGGAAGCTGACCTGCTACATTTGCAAACAGCGGGGCTCAGGGGCCTGCATCCAGTGCCACAAGGCCAACTGCTACACAGCCTTCCACGTGACCTGTGCCCAGCAGGCTGGCCTTTACATGAAGATGGAGCCTGTACGGGAGACAGGTGCCAATGGCACCTCCTTCAGCGTCCGCAAGACGGCCTACTGTGACATCCACACGCCCCCCGGTTCAGCGCGCCGCCTGCCTGCCCTGTCCCACAGTGAGGGtgaggaggatgaggatgaggaggaggatgagggtaAGAGTTGGAGCTCAGAGAAGGTCAAGAAGGCCAAGGCCAAGTCCCGGATCAAGATGAAGAAGGCACGGAAGATCCTGGCAGAGAAACGGGCAGCAGCACCTGTGGTATCGGTGCCCTGCATCCCGCCACACAG GCTCAGTAAAATCACCAACCGCCTGACCATCCAAAGGAAGAGCCAGTTCATGCAGAGGCTGCACAGCTACTGGACACTGAAGCGGCAGTCACGGAATGGGGTCCCACTGCTACGTCGCCTGCAGACACACCTGCAGTCTCAGAGGAACTGTGACCAAGTCGGG AGAGATTCTGAGGATAAGAACTGGGCCCTCAAAGAACAGCTCAAGTCCTGGCAGCGGCTCCGGCATGACCTGGAGCGAGCTCGGCTGCTGGTCGAGCTGATTCGCAAGCGGGAGAAACTCAAAAGGGAGACG ATCAAGGTCCAACAGATCGCTATGGAGATGCAGCTGACCCCTTTCCTCATCCTTCTTCGCAAAACCTTGGAGCAGCTCCAAGAGAAGGATACAGGCAACATCTTCAGCGAGCCGGTCCCTCTGTCTGAG GTACCTGACTACCTAGACCACATCAAAAAGCCCATGGACTTTTTCACCATGAAGCAGAACTTGGAGGCTTACCGCTACCTGAACTTTGATGATTTTGAGGAGGACTTCAACCTCATCGTCAGCAACTGCCTCAAGTATAATGCCAAGGACACCATCTTCTACCGGGCGGCAGTGCGGCTCCGAGAGCAGGGTGGTGCTGTGCTCCGCCAGGCCCGGCGCCAAGCAGAAAAAATGGGCATTGACTTTGAGACGGGCATGCATATCCCCCACAGTCTGGCTGGAGATGAGGCCCCACACCACACTGAAGATG CAGCAGAGGAAGAGCGGCTGGTTCTGCTGGAGAACCAAAAGCACCTGCCAGTAGAAGAGCAGCTGAAGTTGTTGCTGGAGCGGCTAGATGAGGTGAATGCCAGCAAGCAGAGCGTGGGCCGCTCACGGCGTGCAAAGATGATCAAGAAAGAGATGACGGCGCTGCGGCGGAAGCTTGCCCACCAgcgagaaactggaagagatgggCCTGAGCGGCATGGCCCCTCCAGCCGGGGCAGCCTCACACCCCACCCAACGGCCTGTGACAAGGACGGGCAGACAGACAGTGCCGCCGAGGAGAGCAGCAGCCAGGAGACAAGCAAAG gcCTGGGTCCCAACATGTCCTCAACCCCCGCACATGAGGTGGGCAGGAGAACCTCAGTTCTGTTCTCCAAAAAGAACCCGAAGACAGCTGGACCGCCCAAGAggccgggccggccccccaaaaacCGGGAGAGCCAGATGACCCCCAGCCACGGAGGCAGTCCTGTGGGGCCCCCCCAGCTCCCCATCATGGGCTCCCTGCGTCAGCGCAAGCGGGGTAGGAGCCCCCGGCCCAGTTCGAGCTCAGACAGCGACAGTGATAAATCCACAGAAGACCCCCCAATGG ACTTACCAGCCAATGGCTTCAGTGGTGGAAACCAGCCAGTGAAGAAGAGTTTCTTGGTATACCGTAATGACTGCAGCCTTCCCCGGAGCAGCTCAGACTCTGAGtccagcagcagtagcagcagcagcgcTGCCTCAGACAGGACCAG CACAACACCCTCAAAACAAGGCCGGGGCAAGCCCTCCTTCTCTCGGGGCACGTTCCCAGAGGACAGCAGTGAAGATACCTCAGGCACTGAGAACGAGGCCTACTCCGTGGGCACTGGCCGCGGCGTGGGCCACAGCA TGGTAAGGAAGAGTCTGGGCCGGGGAGCCGGCTGGCTGTCGGAGGACGAGGACTCCCCCCTGGATGCTCTGGACCTGGTGTGGGCCAAGTGCCGAGGGTATCCTTCGTACCCAGCTCTG ATCATTGATCCAAAGATGCCCCGGGAAGGTATGTTCCACCATGGGGTTCCCATCCCTGTGCCCCCACTGGAGGTGCTGAAACTTGGGGAGCAGATGACCCAGGAAGCCCGAGAGCATCTCTACCTCGTCCTCTTCTTTGACAACAAGCGAACCTG
- the BRPF1 gene encoding peregrin isoform X3 → MGVDFDVKTFCHNLRATKPPYECPVETCRKVYKSYSGIEYHLYHYDHDNPPPPQQTPLRKHKKKGRQSRPANKQSPSPSEVSQSPGREVMSYAQAQRMVEVDLHGRVHRISIFDNLDVVSEDEEVPEEAPENGSNKENTETPAATPKSGKHKNKEKRKDSNHHHHHNASASTTPKLPEVVYRELEQDTPDAPPRPTSYYRYIEKSAEELDEEVEYDMDEEDYIWLDIMNERRKTEGVSPIPQEIFEYLMDRLEKESYFESHNKGDPNALVDEDAVCCICNDGECQNSNVILFCDMCNLAVHQECYGVPYIPEGQWLCRRCLQSPSRAVDCALCPNKGGAFKQTDDGRWAHVVCALWIPEVCFANTVFLEPIDSIEHIPPARWKLTCYICKQRGSGACIQCHKANCYTAFHVTCAQQAGLYMKMEPVRETGANGTSFSVRKTAYCDIHTPPGSARRLPALSHSEGEEDEDEEEDEGKSWSSEKVKKAKAKSRIKMKKARKILAEKRAAAPVVSVPCIPPHRLSKITNRLTIQRKSQFMQRLHSYWTLKRQSRNGVPLLRRLQTHLQSQRNCDQVGRDSEDKNWALKEQLKSWQRLRHDLERARLLVELIRKREKLKRETIKVQQIAMEMQLTPFLILLRKTLEQLQEKDTGNIFSEPVPLSEVPDYLDHIKKPMDFFTMKQNLEAYRYLNFDDFEEDFNLIVSNCLKYNAKDTIFYRAAVRLREQGGAVLRQARRQAEKMGIDFETGMHIPHSLAGDEAPHHTEDAAEEERLVLLENQKHLPVEEQLKLLLERLDEVNASKQSVGRSRRAKMIKKEMTALRRKLAHQRETGRDGPERHGPSSRGSLTPHPTACDKDGQTDSAAEESSSQETSKGLGPNMSSTPAHEVGRRTSVLFSKKNPKTAGPPKRPGRPPKNRESQMTPSHGGSPVGPPQLPIMGSLRQRKRGRSPRPSSSSDSDSDKSTEDPPMDLPANGFSGGNQPVKKSFLVYRNDCSLPRSSSDSESSSSSSSSAASDRTSTTPSKQGRGKPSFSRGTFPEDSSEDTSGTENEAYSVGTGRGVGHSSKYPRPRPRMPGAQCQGLASPLAADPSLLSHSCEVVRKSLGRGAGWLSEDEDSPLDALDLVWAKCRGYPSYPALIIDPKMPREGMFHHGVPIPVPPLEVLKLGEQMTQEAREHLYLVLFFDNKRTWQWLPRTKLVPLGVNQDLDKEKMLEGRKSNIRKSVQIAYHRALQHRSKVQGEQSSETSDSD, encoded by the exons ATGGGGGTGGACTTTGACGTGAAGACTTTCTGCCACAACTTGCGGGCAACTAAGCCACCATATGAGTGCCCCGTGGAGACCTGCCGCAAGGTCTACAAGAGTTACAGTGGTATCGAGTACCACCTGTACCACTATGACCACGACAACCCACCACCTCCACAGCAGACTCCGCTCCGCAAACATAAAAAGAAGGGGCGCCAGTCACGCCCAGCCAACAAACAGTCACCCAGCCCCTCAGAGGTATCCCAGTCACCGGGCCGTGAGGTGATGAGCTATGCACAGGCCCAACGCATGGTGGAGGTGGACTTGCATGGCCGCGTCCACCGGATCAGCATCTTTGACAACCTGGATGTGGTGTCAGAGGATGAGGAGGTCCCCGAGGAGGCTCCTGAGAATGGCAGCAACAAGGAGAACACAGAGACACCGGCTGCTACTCCCAAGTCAGGCAAGCATAAGAACAAGGAGAAGCGCAAGGActccaaccatcaccaccaccataaTGCTTCTGCAAGCACCACTCCCAAGCTGCCAGAGGTGGTATACCGAGAACTGGAGCAGGACACCCCTGATGCCCCACCCCGGCCGACTTCCTATTATCG GTACATTGAGAAGTCAGCGGAAGAGCTGGATGAGGAAGTAGAGTATGACATGGATGAAGAGGACTACATCTGGCTGGATATCATGAATGAGCGGCGGAAGACGGAAGGAGTGAGTCCGATCCCGCAGGAGATCTTTGAGTACTTAATGGACCGGCTGGAGAAAGAGTCCTACTTTGAGAGCCACAATAAAGGTGACCCCAATGCGCTAGTGGACGAGGATGCTGTGTGCTGTATCTGCAACGATGGTGAGTGCCAGAACAGCAATGTCATCCTTTTCTGTGACATGTGCAACCTGGCTGTGCACCAGGAGTGCTATGGTGTCCCATACATCCCTGAGGGCCAGTGGCTGTGCCGCCGCTGCCTACAGTCACCCTCCCGTGCTGTGGACTGTGCCCTGTGCCCCAACAAGGGTGGTGCCTTCAAGCAGACAGATGATGGGCGCTGGGCCCATGTGGTATGTGCCCTGTGGATCCCTGAGGTCTGCTTTGCCAACACAGTCTTCCTGGAGCCTATCGACAGCATCGAGCACATCCCACCAGCTCGCTGGAAGCTGACCTGCTACATTTGCAAACAGCGGGGCTCAGGGGCCTGCATCCAGTGCCACAAGGCCAACTGCTACACAGCCTTCCACGTGACCTGTGCCCAGCAGGCTGGCCTTTACATGAAGATGGAGCCTGTACGGGAGACAGGTGCCAATGGCACCTCCTTCAGCGTCCGCAAGACGGCCTACTGTGACATCCACACGCCCCCCGGTTCAGCGCGCCGCCTGCCTGCCCTGTCCCACAGTGAGGGtgaggaggatgaggatgaggaggaggatgagggtaAGAGTTGGAGCTCAGAGAAGGTCAAGAAGGCCAAGGCCAAGTCCCGGATCAAGATGAAGAAGGCACGGAAGATCCTGGCAGAGAAACGGGCAGCAGCACCTGTGGTATCGGTGCCCTGCATCCCGCCACACAG GCTCAGTAAAATCACCAACCGCCTGACCATCCAAAGGAAGAGCCAGTTCATGCAGAGGCTGCACAGCTACTGGACACTGAAGCGGCAGTCACGGAATGGGGTCCCACTGCTACGTCGCCTGCAGACACACCTGCAGTCTCAGAGGAACTGTGACCAAGTCGGG AGAGATTCTGAGGATAAGAACTGGGCCCTCAAAGAACAGCTCAAGTCCTGGCAGCGGCTCCGGCATGACCTGGAGCGAGCTCGGCTGCTGGTCGAGCTGATTCGCAAGCGGGAGAAACTCAAAAGGGAGACG ATCAAGGTCCAACAGATCGCTATGGAGATGCAGCTGACCCCTTTCCTCATCCTTCTTCGCAAAACCTTGGAGCAGCTCCAAGAGAAGGATACAGGCAACATCTTCAGCGAGCCGGTCCCTCTGTCTGAG GTACCTGACTACCTAGACCACATCAAAAAGCCCATGGACTTTTTCACCATGAAGCAGAACTTGGAGGCTTACCGCTACCTGAACTTTGATGATTTTGAGGAGGACTTCAACCTCATCGTCAGCAACTGCCTCAAGTATAATGCCAAGGACACCATCTTCTACCGGGCGGCAGTGCGGCTCCGAGAGCAGGGTGGTGCTGTGCTCCGCCAGGCCCGGCGCCAAGCAGAAAAAATGGGCATTGACTTTGAGACGGGCATGCATATCCCCCACAGTCTGGCTGGAGATGAGGCCCCACACCACACTGAAGATG CAGCAGAGGAAGAGCGGCTGGTTCTGCTGGAGAACCAAAAGCACCTGCCAGTAGAAGAGCAGCTGAAGTTGTTGCTGGAGCGGCTAGATGAGGTGAATGCCAGCAAGCAGAGCGTGGGCCGCTCACGGCGTGCAAAGATGATCAAGAAAGAGATGACGGCGCTGCGGCGGAAGCTTGCCCACCAgcgagaaactggaagagatgggCCTGAGCGGCATGGCCCCTCCAGCCGGGGCAGCCTCACACCCCACCCAACGGCCTGTGACAAGGACGGGCAGACAGACAGTGCCGCCGAGGAGAGCAGCAGCCAGGAGACAAGCAAAG gcCTGGGTCCCAACATGTCCTCAACCCCCGCACATGAGGTGGGCAGGAGAACCTCAGTTCTGTTCTCCAAAAAGAACCCGAAGACAGCTGGACCGCCCAAGAggccgggccggccccccaaaaacCGGGAGAGCCAGATGACCCCCAGCCACGGAGGCAGTCCTGTGGGGCCCCCCCAGCTCCCCATCATGGGCTCCCTGCGTCAGCGCAAGCGGGGTAGGAGCCCCCGGCCCAGTTCGAGCTCAGACAGCGACAGTGATAAATCCACAGAAGACCCCCCAATGG ACTTACCAGCCAATGGCTTCAGTGGTGGAAACCAGCCAGTGAAGAAGAGTTTCTTGGTATACCGTAATGACTGCAGCCTTCCCCGGAGCAGCTCAGACTCTGAGtccagcagcagtagcagcagcagcgcTGCCTCAGACAGGACCAG CACAACACCCTCAAAACAAGGCCGGGGCAAGCCCTCCTTCTCTCGGGGCACGTTCCCAGAGGACAGCAGTGAAGATACCTCAGGCACTGAGAACGAGGCCTACTCCGTGGGCACTGGCCGCGGCGTGGGCCACAGCAGTAAGTACCCTCGCCCAAGGCCCAGAATGCCGGGGGCCCAATGTCAGGGCCTTGCCAGCCCCCTGGCTGCTGATCCATCCCTTCTCTCCCATTCCTGTGAAGTGGTAAGGAAGAGTCTGGGCCGGGGAGCCGGCTGGCTGTCGGAGGACGAGGACTCCCCCCTGGATGCTCTGGACCTGGTGTGGGCCAAGTGCCGAGGGTATCCTTCGTACCCAGCTCTG ATCATTGATCCAAAGATGCCCCGGGAAGGTATGTTCCACCATGGGGTTCCCATCCCTGTGCCCCCACTGGAGGTGCTGAAACTTGGGGAGCAGATGACCCAGGAAGCCCGAGAGCATCTCTACCTCGTCCTCTTCTTTGACAACAAGCGAACCTG